DNA from Marinagarivorans cellulosilyticus:
AGCGCTGCTATTCACGCTGAGGCTGATCATGAAAACACTGGGTCAGCTGTTGCTAAGGGCGAGCCGGCCAAGCCGGTGAAAAGTCAGTGGCGAGATTGGATGGCTAAATCGGCTATTGCGGCTTCGGTTGCATTTGCGGTGGTTGCGGGTGTTCAATTTTCGCAAAACGGCTCCTTATTAGGGGGTGCCGATGACACCTCCTTGGTGGCTGCGCAAGACCCTGTGGTTTCTGCCCCAGTCGGTTTTGATTTGCCATCGCCTGTTGCTCGCAATGTGAGTTTGGGCACCTTAGCTGAGCCGCAGCGTAAGATTCAGGCGGCTGTTCCTACTAAACAACAGTTTTTGAGTAATGCAGAAGTCGATGCCGAATTGCAGCAGTTATTTTTAGAGCATGCGGAGCTAAGCGCGGAAAATGGTAAATTTGGCTTGATGCCAATGGCGCGGGCGGCAAAAATGGCGCCCGCCGAGTAAGTATTGATGATAAATGTAACAGCGCGCGCGGGCCGACATATTGCGGCTTCGCTATTATCTTTAGTGTTATGCGGCTCAGGAGGGCTAGCATACGCTGCAGAAGGCGCGCAAAGTCCCTCTCATACCAGCGCCGAGCAACAATTATTGGCTATGGCGCACGCTCTTGATGAGCAAAGTTATCAGGGTACGCTTACCTATGAATTTGGTGGACCTTTGGAAACTTTGGCTTTTGAGCGTTTAGTGCAAGAGCAAGGTACCCAAGAGCGCATCCGTCACCTTAGTGGCCGCCCTCGCGATTTTTCTCGCAGTTTGCCTAGCAATTACTGCGGCAATGCCGCCATGCGTTTGTTTGCCGAAGAGGGTAATACGCCCTTTGAGCGCTTAGGATTGCATTACGATTTCCAAAACGTTGGTGAAAACAGAGTTGCCGATCGAATCGTTGATATTGTAAAAATTACGCCTAAAGATACTCACCGTTACGGTTTTACCTTAGGTATTGATCGAGAGTCACACCTGCCTTTAATGCTAACGTTAACGGGCGAGCGCGGGCAGGTGCTCGAGCGCTTTCAGTTTGTTGAGTTGACGCTCGGTCCTATCGAAAAAACAACGCCTGTAGGGGACGCCTCACAGCGGCTCGCTTTTACGAAAGCGGCGTGCTCTGCACCAGAATCCTGGCAAGGTTGGCGTCCGCAGTGGCTTCCTGCGGGTTTTGTGGCAGCACGGGTAGATGTTAATGATGACCAAACGGTAATGAGTTTTACAGATGGCTTGGCGTCAATAT
Protein-coding regions in this window:
- a CDS encoding sigma-E factor negative regulatory protein, whose product is MTSTHTTSPSEQTLESLSALVDGEASEFEGRRLLGMVSDPELSEKWQRYHLTGALMRKELSSPSLSDLSGRISAAIHAEADHENTGSAVAKGEPAKPVKSQWRDWMAKSAIAASVAFAVVAGVQFSQNGSLLGGADDTSLVAAQDPVVSAPVGFDLPSPVARNVSLGTLAEPQRKIQAAVPTKQQFLSNAEVDAELQQLFLEHAELSAENGKFGLMPMARAAKMAPAE
- a CDS encoding MucB/RseB C-terminal domain-containing protein, with protein sequence MINVTARAGRHIAASLLSLVLCGSGGLAYAAEGAQSPSHTSAEQQLLAMAHALDEQSYQGTLTYEFGGPLETLAFERLVQEQGTQERIRHLSGRPRDFSRSLPSNYCGNAAMRLFAEEGNTPFERLGLHYDFQNVGENRVADRIVDIVKITPKDTHRYGFTLGIDRESHLPLMLTLTGERGQVLERFQFVELTLGPIEKTTPVGDASQRLAFTKAACSAPESWQGWRPQWLPAGFVAARVDVNDDQTVMSFTDGLASISIFVSPIERVSGAVGVVQRGATVAAMTMVALNQHSFKVSVVGEVPPAIARKVASSVAYQAGP